The region CCTAACTGCGTTGTCGTGAGGCGGGGTGGAGAGCAAGGCAAGGCGAAGCAGCAGTCCGTAGGATGACGAACTCGATTCGGCTTTATAGTACTAGCGAGCCTGCGATCGCGTGGCGAAGCTTGGAACGGAATGAAAATAATAATAAGGAGTAATTCTGAAGATCCTTTATGCTGAATATCAGCGAGTAGAAAAGCAGTAGAGGAAGTCTATAGAGTGGTTGGAGACGGAATGCGGTGAAGGTTGTGTGACGTTAATTAGGGAGATCTGCATGTGCAGTGCAATAAGGCATGCAGGAGTCAGAGCTCTCATAGTAGCGAAGAAGGCGGTGAAAGCTGTTAGAGCGAAGGAGAGTAGGAAGATGAAACTGAGAAGAAAAGAATGAAGGAGTGAAACAATTGTCAGAGATGACTAAACATACATGGGAGCACTTAGGGCGCACCGAAGAAATTCGTGCGTGGGCCTCGACTTCAGTCTGGACAGATCAGATGCTGGGAACTCTTGAAACAAGAGTTGAAGGTAAGAAATGGTATAGCTTAATAGATAAAGTAGCGCGAGAAGTAAACCTTATAGAAGCTTGGGAATCTGTTCGTGCAAACGGCGGGAGTCACGGGGTGGATATGGTGAGCTTGGATCGTTACGAATCAGAGCTAGAGCACAATACAAAGCAATTGATGAAGCAACTGCAGGCAGGGACTTACCTACCACAATGCGTTCGCAGGGTAGAGATCCCAAAAGCAGATGGTAAAACGCGTGCTTTGGGAATACCGACCGTGCGCGATAGAGTTGTTCAGACTGCGCTCAAGAATGTTATTGAACCGATATATGATGTGGATTTTTCTACACAAAGTTTTGGTTTTCGTCCGCAACGTGGATGTAAAGATGCGCTTCGGCGTGTTCATCATCTACTTACGCAGGGACAGCTCTACGTCATTGATGCGGATATTCAAAGTTACTTTGATATGATACCGCACGACAAACTCATGGAACGAGTCAAAGAGAAAATAAGCGATGGCAAGACCCTAGATCTTATAGAAGCTTTCCTCAAAGCAGGAATATTTGATGGGATCAAGGAGTGGGATCCCGAGAAAGGGACTCCGCAAGGAGGCGTAATTAGCCCACTACTTGCCAATATTTACCTCAATGAATTCGACCACAGGATGACAGCGGCTGGCTTTGAAATCGTAAGGTATGCGGATGACTTTCTGGTGGTGTGTAATAATGCGAAATCGGCTAAGAGGGGCTTGCGCAAAATCAAGCGTTGGATGAAGGCTCATGGTCTGAACCTCCATCCCGATAAAACCCGAATTGCCGACATGAATCAGCAGGATGAGTACTTTGAATTTCTAGGTTATCACTTTGAGCGCTCGAAAAGAACGGGCAGGATAAATAGGTGGCCAAGAAAACAGAGTATGGCTAAAATGAAAGACACTGTGCGAAAGCATACGAGGCGTTGTAACTGGCAATCGGTAGAAGAAATCATTAAAGGTCTCAGGCCTAGTCTCAAAGGTTGGTATGAGTACTTCAAACACTCAAATCGTTGGGCTATGCTCGAAGTTGATGCTTTCTTTCGTCGAAGGTTACGAAGTATTATCGCTAAGTACAATCGTAAGAAAGGTTCACATCGCTTTATAGATAACAGGAAATATACCAAGAAATACTTTGCAGAGCTAGGGTTCTTTTCACTGGAAGAGGCTTGGCTATTGGAATCTCAGTCTCTTCGGAGTAAGCATTGACCGGAGAGCCGTATGCGGGAGATCCGCACGTACGGTTCGGAAGGAGGGGAGGCTCCGCAAGGAGCTTTCCCTACCCTTATCTATAGTAGTCCAAGTAATTAAATAGATAAAAATAATGAGGGGGTCTGGGGGAGAAATTTTAGAATTAAAAAAGGAACATATAAATTTAATCATTCTCGATACGAATCGGCGCTCCTGTCTTTTAAAGACTTTCTGGGCATTTCGACCGGGAATGTTTACCAGCGGGACGAATACTCAGAAAGCTTCAGGCACGAATGCTATAGGAATTTCGCATGCTGTTTTTTAAATCTATATATTCCCTAGGAGTAAAAATGTATAATACAAGAACTAAAAATCCATCTGAATATCAAGTTATTATTGCGATCGACTGGGCTGATCAAAAACATGACCTACGAATTCTTAAGGATTGTGAAGAAGAATGTAAAGTTATCAGTAGCGATTTACTTACTCTCAAAAACTTCTTTGATACACTCATACTTGAAACTGTTAATGGTTCCATTGCCATTGTCATCGAGAGCTGTCAATCTGCACTGATGAATTTATTAATATCATTCACAGAGTTTGATATCTATGTGGTTCATCCTACGACTGCTTCAAAGTTTGCTAAAACATTTCATTTGAGTGGTGCTAAAAGTGACCGAGCAGATACTAAATCATTACTTGAACTGTATTTAAAACATCCTGATAAAGTTCAAAAAGTAGACTCATCTTTTTCAAAGGGGAAACTGAAGCGACTTAATATAAAAAGGCGTGATTTAGTAGATGATAGAACTCGTTTAACTAATCAATTAACTGCGTTATTGAAGATTTATTACCCAAACGCCCTCAAAGTCGTGGGCAATCATTTATATGCAGATATGTTTCTAGACTTTTTAGATAAATATCCAAGCCCGCAGGATGTCATTAATGCTCATCAAATCGGCATTACCAAATTCTTTAACAAACGCAGTACCAATCATAGTAAAACAAAAGAGAGAGTTCAAATATTACGCTCCTCCGTAATTGTTGTTAATGATGAAGATGAGTTGGATTACTACATATTTGAGATACAACAATTCTGCCACAGAATCAGGAGTTTAAATAAGGTCATTAAAGCTTATGACGAAAAAATTGAGCAAGCATATCGCAGTAATGAAGACTATGAAATGTTTCAATCTTTCCCAGGAGCAGGCCCTAGTATCGGCCCACGTCTTATGGCTTTCTTTGGGGACGATCGAGATAAATTTAAGTCTGTAAATGAGGTTCTTAAAATCAGTGAAATAGCTCCTGTGACAATTCAGAGTGGAAAAATGAATATTGTCCGAAGACGTTTTTTATGTGATAGGTTCACTCAACTTAGTTTTGTGGAGTTCGCAAATAATTCCATAAGATCGTCAATATGGGCACATGAATTTTATTATCATAAGAAAGCTCTTAACATACCTCATTTCACTATACTTAGAGCTTTGGCATACAAATGGATTCGTATCATGTATCGCTGCTGGAAAACGAGAACTCCATATAATGAAAAGACCTATCTGGAAGTATTGGAGAAAAGACAACCTGCATGGTTTCAGAAATTCGTTAATTAATCTCGTATTCTAGTTGTAAGTGCACTCAGAAAAGCCCAGGTATAGCCTGAAAATGAAATTATCCTTACGTAGTCAACGCTTTAGCGTGCGGATTTGCGAAGTCCGTATGGGAATGCCTTGTTCAAAAGGAAATTATTCTTTTGCCTTTTGTATATCTTTCGCTTTTTTATTTGGAAAATTCTTTTGATTGATGTAAATACTAGCCTCGTTGAGGTCTAGACTTCCAGATTTATCTTTGTCAGCAGATAAGAACATGAGTTTTGAGGCTTCTTGGAAATAAGGAATAGCTTTTTTATATTCTTTTCTTCTATCTAATAGCAAAGCCGCATTAATGTTAGCTTGAGCTAAGCCAAAGTCTGCAGCTTTCATATAATATTTTAATGCATCGTCTTCACTTTTTTCGACACCATGACCTCTCATATAGAGCTGGGCCAAATTGAACATACATTGACGATGATTTTTATCAGCGCCTCGCTGCCACCATTGAGCAGCCAGAGTCGTATTTTTATCAAGACCTAAACGACCATGAAAATAGTTATTACCTAATTCAAGAATAGCTGACTTATAACCAGCTTGAGCGAGTGCCTCGAGTTTTTTTAAACGCTTCTTTTGGATTTTTTCGCGTTCTTCTTTTTTTAAGTCTTCATCAAGTGTAGAGGCCACCGTCTGGGCGCCAGCAATTGGATTCAAATCCAATTTTTTTGGTATTTGGGAATAAATTGTTGGATTACGCTCAAGCACTTGTGCGACTTCC is a window of Lentisphaera araneosa HTCC2155 DNA encoding:
- a CDS encoding SEL1-like repeat protein, with protein sequence MNRFKKLVITTMLSLSFTSINAMVITSNKVSVSKTSNSTSKIVEPTPEILKMTPTELFALVDLDGNGQISYAEVAQVLERNPTIYSQIPKKLDLNPIAGAQTVASTLDEDLKKEEREKIQKKRLKKLEALAQAGYKSAILELGNNYFHGRLGLDKNTTLAAQWWQRGADKNHRQCMFNLAQLYMRGHGVEKSEDDALKYYMKAADFGLAQANINAALLLDRRKEYKKAIPYFQEASKLMFLSADKDKSGSLDLNEASIYINQKNFPNKKAKDIQKAKE
- a CDS encoding IS110 family transposase produces the protein MYNTRTKNPSEYQVIIAIDWADQKHDLRILKDCEEECKVISSDLLTLKNFFDTLILETVNGSIAIVIESCQSALMNLLISFTEFDIYVVHPTTASKFAKTFHLSGAKSDRADTKSLLELYLKHPDKVQKVDSSFSKGKLKRLNIKRRDLVDDRTRLTNQLTALLKIYYPNALKVVGNHLYADMFLDFLDKYPSPQDVINAHQIGITKFFNKRSTNHSKTKERVQILRSSVIVVNDEDELDYYIFEIQQFCHRIRSLNKVIKAYDEKIEQAYRSNEDYEMFQSFPGAGPSIGPRLMAFFGDDRDKFKSVNEVLKISEIAPVTIQSGKMNIVRRRFLCDRFTQLSFVEFANNSIRSSIWAHEFYYHKKALNIPHFTILRALAYKWIRIMYRCWKTRTPYNEKTYLEVLEKRQPAWFQKFVN
- the ltrA gene encoding group II intron reverse transcriptase/maturase, which codes for MTKHTWEHLGRTEEIRAWASTSVWTDQMLGTLETRVEGKKWYSLIDKVAREVNLIEAWESVRANGGSHGVDMVSLDRYESELEHNTKQLMKQLQAGTYLPQCVRRVEIPKADGKTRALGIPTVRDRVVQTALKNVIEPIYDVDFSTQSFGFRPQRGCKDALRRVHHLLTQGQLYVIDADIQSYFDMIPHDKLMERVKEKISDGKTLDLIEAFLKAGIFDGIKEWDPEKGTPQGGVISPLLANIYLNEFDHRMTAAGFEIVRYADDFLVVCNNAKSAKRGLRKIKRWMKAHGLNLHPDKTRIADMNQQDEYFEFLGYHFERSKRTGRINRWPRKQSMAKMKDTVRKHTRRCNWQSVEEIIKGLRPSLKGWYEYFKHSNRWAMLEVDAFFRRRLRSIIAKYNRKKGSHRFIDNRKYTKKYFAELGFFSLEEAWLLESQSLRSKH